The nucleotide sequence TCGCCGCCACTGCCGGCACGTAGCAGGTCCAGCGCAGGCCAGGAGCAGAGAGCCGGGAAGAGGCCTTAGCCGGAGGCCAGGAGACCACCCGGCTTTAGCATCCACTCATGCGGGGCCTGAATAAAGCAGAGCCGCCCTGCCCCACTCGGCCTGAGGTACCCGGAACCCTTCCTTCGGGACAGGCTCCACCAGAAACTCCACGCGACGGTCCTGCCCGGGCCCGGCGGCTTCCACCAGCAGGTCCACTATCCGGTACTGGGTGGCAAAAGCCAACCCCAGGAACGTGGGCATCTCTGGCCTCGGCAGCTCCCTGCCCGGAGAGTCATCACTCGTCCCTCCCCAGTAGTGGATTCGGAAGCAACGGACTTGTGAGAGGAGGAAGGACCAGTGCAGGGTGCAGCTGAGCTGGAGCAGAGAAGGGGGCCCCTCCCGCTCAGAGGCGGCCGGCTGCCAGCGGACCTGAGAGATGGTGACAGTCTCCACCTGGGGCAGAGGGGCCAGCAGGCTGGCAGCGTCCACCACCTGGCAGGAGAGAAGGCTCAGCACGGTCGGACAcccaggggcagggagagggcgCCCCCACCCACACATTTCCCCTCCCTGACTCCTCCACCCCAGTTCCCCACGGAACCTGAGAAGGGAGCGGCCTGGGGTAGCCTCCACCCCCACTCTAGCTGGACAAACGGCCAGCCCAGCCTGAGCCCCTCTGGGAAGCATTACCTGGATCTCTCCAAGCCGACAGGTGAAGCTCTCCTCCTCCCGACTACCTGGCGGCCGTGAGAAGCACACGAGGAGGTCTAGCAGCAGGCACCCACGCAGGCTCACCTCGTAGCAGCTGCGGGCGAAAGGGCTGATCACAGGCCGGGTTCAGCCCAGCGGTTCCGGGGTGAGCCGTCCAGAGGCCCCAAGCCACAGCAGAAGGGAGATCCGTCCCAGGGTCGGTGGGGACCCTAGGCCGACCGCAGGGCTCCCAGCAGCTGTCCTGGGCTTCCGTCTCAGAGCTGCCCAAAACCTGAAGACCAGCCCAGGGCCCCTCCATCCCTCCAGCTCTGAGGTTTCCCAACAGAGACTTGAGTGGGGTGAGGGACGTGAGGAAGGAGAGAGACTTACTGCTGGACCCAGCCCCTGCTCAGCTGCCGGCCGCAGCGGCCCACCCATCTGGCCAGCTTCGTAGGGGGCACCCGGAGGGGTCGGAGGCTGTGTCTTGAGCTTGTTTCTGCTGGAGAAAGACATGGGACTTGCAAAGGGAGAATCTCAAAGGAAAAGGCATTGAGAAGGACCGCCAAGGGAGCCCCAGGAGTGCAGAGAAGACCGCCCGGTTAGGCCAGAGGCTCACAGGTCCGGAGAAGCCACCAGGAAGGGCTCCAGAGGAGCTCGGTGAATGAAACGCATGTCTGGGCTCAGCCACGCTCTCACTCATCCCGGCATCTTCCAGCCTGCCGTCTCCCCCACCCCGTTTACTCGACCCTCTCCTCGCCATGGTCAGCAGCAAGCCTGTGTGCAGCTCAGGTCTCTGGAAGGGGCCCATGTCCGCCCTGCATAGGAGCCTCAGCTGCCGACGAGGCCACAGGGCAGAGGGTGTGGCTGAGAAGTGAATCCTCCCTGTCCAGGCCTCAACCACAAGCTGCCCTGACTCCAGCAAAGGCGGGATTTACCCTCCACTGTCCACACCAgctcctccccacaccccaggAGCCTCTCCACACTTCTCTGCCCTGAGCTCTCCCCGCCGGGCAGAGGCAGGCCTGGGCCCCACTGCCTCACCGTTCAACACTGAGATGCCACCGATGTGGCAGCTGCTGGCATCCCCTGTGGTTAGCTCTAAAGCAACCGTGACGTCTGTGGGCCCCTCAAGCTTATACACCATGGACAGGAAAATCTTGGGTGGCACTGGGGCCTGCAGGGAAAATAACCTGGGAAGGAAGGTCCTGCGGTGAGTGCCGTGGAGAGACCACTGAGAAATTGAAGCCAGCTCCAAATTGCGtctgccagcccctccctccaGGAACAGAGGACCTGGGTGCCAAACACTCCCACATCATGCTCCTGTCCGTGGCCAGGGGACAAGCCCTACCCCAAGGCCAGATTCTTTTGTGGGTTGAAAGATCTCAGTTCTGAAATACCATATGGGATTCCCTCATATGGGGCATCTAAAGTATCCAAACTCACAAATGCAGAGTAAAGGGGTGGCTttcgggggctgggggaggatgAGGGGGCTAATGTGCAATGGGGAGAGTCCAGTCCTACAAGATGACACAGTTCTAGGGATCTGTCACATAGCAACGTACGCAGAATAACACTCCCGTACTGTTCACTTAAACATGGTcaagatggtaaatttcatgttagtGCATTTTtgaccacaattttaaaaaaccaatctGGGTCTGTCCTCTGTCCTTGTTCTGGCCTCCACTGCCCCATCTGTCCAGTTCCACGGCCACCACGTGTGATGGGAGAAGCTGGTGGACCCACCATCCCCCATCACTCACCCACCTCACGGCCACATCTCCAACCTCCGGTGGGATCACACCCCGGATGAGCAGGGAGCTGCCTCCGTGCCAGGCATCCTCCAGGCAGCAGTGCGTCCTCACCCAGCCCCGGCCATCCCCTCCCAGCCTGTGTTCTCCAAACAAGGGCTGGATCTCCTGGGCACTCAGGTGGTACCAGGGCCCCACCGCCTCCTCCTGAAAAGGGCAGAACAGGGGCACTCAGCAGAGGCCAACAGAGCAGGTGTGCCCGGAGCAGCGGGGAAGGGCaagaccaccaccacgcctgctgGCAAGTCCCAGGCTCCTCCCACCTGTCCCAGCTGAGGCCGGAGAACAGACACGGAGGGAAGACGCCACCCACCTGGCCATAGCAGACCCTCCGTGCACCCAGGCCCAGGCAGAAGGACGTGACGAACGGCAAGGAGCAGATGCTATGTGTGGGCAGATGGCGCTCCAGCCGGCCCCAGAACCTGCCAGAGACGTGGGGGCAACAGCTCGGCccggaggaagggagggagcctCTCAGTGTCCCTCAAACTTGCTGGTGGAAACTCAAGGCCATCCTGCACCCTCCAAGACAGGACTTCTGGGAGGACTGCAGCCTCCCTGGCTACGGATATGCTGCAAACACAAGTCTGCAGGAAGCAGTCGCTGGGTTTGGTCCCTGCCTAGAAGCAGCCAGGGTGCTGGTTTCTTCCCCCATCATCCTGCCTTAACCACCCCCCGACTTAGGAAGGGTCACTAAAGAGCACAAACGTGTCCTGTCAGAGAAACCAGAAACCCTCCCTCCCATCAGCCTGCACTAAGCACCCAGGAGGGCAGGACTCACTTGTCCTGGTTCTGGAAGAAATCCTTCTTCTCCAGACACTCGTACACCCAGCCGGGGGCAAACAGAGCCACGGAGAACCCATGCTTTCGGATCAGCTCCAACGACTGAGGAGACAGAGGGCGACGCTGGGCACATCAGGACCACAGAGTCCAGACAGGCTCCTGGACACCAGTGACGTGGGGTGGGCGCTCTCAGGGCAGCTCGGAAACAGGAGGGGGAAGCTGTCCAACCCCCCTCTCCTAGCTGCACTTGGGGGCTGCTGGGCATCACCCCCGTCATTCCACAAGCCGACCAGAAGAGGGCGCCGGAGAGGCGGTCAGCGATGCTGCAAGGGCAGGGGGCAGGAGCTGGACGCTAACTGGCTGTGGCCGCGCGGTCCCATCGTCCTCTGGCACACCTCATTCGATTATCAGAATCACGGGCAGTAAAGAGGCTCTTTAGTTATCGgattaatttactcatttaaagcTAAATTAAGGGCTGAGAACATCCCTGGGGCTCTGGGAAGGGGCAGGACTGACAAGCCAGAGGCAGGCAGAGCCCTGTGCATCCCACGCCAGGGGCACCGGCCCAGTCCTGCTCCTTCCTCCGTGCTGGTATGACGCCAAAAAATGCTCCCTTGCCATGACTCCTACCACTCCCCAAAGCCTGGGCGCTTCCCCCTTCCTCACCCCCGAGCGGCTGTGAGAGGCACTGCAGGCCCCTCTGCGTCTGCGCAGGCTTCCCTTGGGGGGAAGGTCAAGGAACGCAGCTGGGACAGGAGGCCTAGGCCTGCCAAGGACCAGACAGTGGAGGAACAGCGCACCTCTGTCTGGTAACACCCACACAAAAATACATTATCCAATTGTAGAAATAGCCAGGAAAGGggtttcagtggggacacagcttGGCCTGGGCAGGACACCTTGTTTCTCAGTGCCACGGGGTACCCACTCTGGGAAGAAGAGCTGATGTCGTTCCTTTGAGGTGCAGACGGGAATGGAAGGTCCATGAGGAAATGAGGTCCCAGGGGAGGCACTGGGCCACTGGCCCTTGGGCGAAAACCACCACCCACCTTGTCTGTGTCGAATCGGCCTCCGACCACGTTCCCCCGAGCAAACACGTCCACACCCACGTACACGTCAGCCCGGCGCTCGCCAGCCTGCCCCAGCATCCGCTCCAAGTGCTCCTCCCGCCAGTTATAGTTGGTGAAGAAGCCGTCGcaggaatcaaagaagaccctgaGAAGCAACAAGGACCTGCTGTGAGGCCCAGGCCGAGAAGGACAGGGCCATCCCCCGCCAACCCCGCAGCCTCAGCCCTTCCCCTCCTAGTACTCAGAGGGACGgggccaccccaccccaccccacccacagcaGGCTTTCCCTCCTAGAGCCCAGAGGGACAGGGCCACCCCCTCCACCTGCGCAGCCTCAGCCTTTGCCCTCCTACAACTCAGAGGCACCTATGACTCACGGGCTGGGAGCTACCTCCAGGACCTAGGACATGGCCTGTCCCCCAGGGGCAGGAAGCAACCCCAGATCGTGACCTGAAACCCTCGCCCACCATCCATGGTGTCTGCTGAGGCTCAGGATGTTAAGAGAACTCTTTgcctttttgagacggagtctcgctctgtcgcccaggttggagtgcagtggcacgatcttggctcactgcaagctccacctcccaggttcatgccattctcctgcttcagcctcccgagtagctgggattacaggcgcccgccaccatgcccagctaatttttttgtatttttagtagagatggggtttcaccgtgttagccaggatggtctcgatctcctgacctcgtgatccgtccgccttggcctcccaaagtgctgggtaggccaccacacctggcctacctTCTCCCTCTTTTTACCCAATGCAGTCATATATGCACTGCCTTCATGAGGGAGATTGCGCCAGCCCCTTGCGGCACCCGCCCCTCGCAGCACCCGCCCCCTCATGGCCGCCCGTCGGCAGGCTCACCTGTTGTGCTGGTTGAGTTCGTCTTGCCATTTGAGCTGCCCACTCTGCACCACACTGTCATACCAGAGCACCAGGCCCCCCGGGACCTGTCGGTGCAGCTGTGTGGTCAGGTACCACAGGAAAGGAGGCGTGTTCCCCACGGCGGCCAGCTGAAAACGAGGTGAGAGCCTCAGTGAGCCCCAGATCCGTCTATCATGAGAAGTATCCGGCGCTGACAGGGGGACGCAGAGCAAACAGATCCACAGGTGAAGCTGCAGTTCTGAAAGGCCCTCCCCGCCACAGCCCCAAAAGTGGAGTCCAGCCAAACAGACGACTCCCCTTTCTCACTGTGGCAGGAAGAACATGAACGCAGAAGTCAGGAAAAGACAGAGCGCACCGAAAGGGGAGGGTGCCCTGAGAAGGAAGCCACACCCCCAGCCCAGAGCAGAGCGCGGAAAAGGAAAGGCGGGCTCACAGACAGCGCGGGAAACGTGAGAGCCGGCCAAGCACGCTTGCTGGAAACAGTCGGAGGAGATTCCGTCTCACTGCGAGTAACTAAGATTTCAGAGTTGGCACTGCCTGGGAGGCGAGAAATGGCTTACTGCTGCAACCTGCAGCCCAGGTGTGGGGCGAGGTGAGGCCAAGGAAGgaaagaggtggaggtgggcggcAACACAGCAAGGGGCGGGGAGGTGGGTGAGGGCTGGGCGCTCACACTCAGAGAGTTCTCGATGTTGATCAGCCAGCCATCGAAACGAAAAAACTGCGCGATCTGGACCAGCCTGTCGGCCACTGCCTGGTATGAGCGCTTGTCCCCGGCCAGGAAGGCTTCACAGAGCCTTCCCCCTTCGTTCCACTCCGTGATGAAAGTCCCTGTGAGGATAGGAGAGAAATAAGGTCGGCCACGGGAACCACCTTCCCTTGACCTGCTGGTTTTCAAAGTGAGGTTCTGGAACCGGCAGCCTCAGTATCACCTGACCACTTGGTAGACATTAAAATCCCCATATATCCATATATCCCGTGAACCAGACACTCTGCCGATGGGGACCAGCAATCCTGGTGATGGAAGTGACTGTGATTGAGGCTAAAGCCTGAGCAGCACAGTTCTGACCCGGGAATCGGCAAACCGTGGCCCCGGGCCAATGCCCGCTACTACCTGTGTTTGTAAATGCAATTTTACTGGAACACGGCCCTGCCTATTTGTTTACCTGCTGTCACTCCAATAATCACCACAGTGACTCACTGGTCTGAAACGCTGAAAATACTGTCTGGTCCTTTCCAGAAAACTCCTGCAGATGGCTGTCCTGACCAACCGAGGCGGCCCCCAGCAAGGGGCTCTGTGCACTGAGAAGCAGGCAAAGCCTGCGCCTCCTAATCACAGGGTCCCCTGGCTGGTTAGCTGAGGAGTCTGGCTGACACAGAGGTGAGTCCTTGGCTCTTACCCAGCACACAGACCCCATGCCTGTGGGCAGCGTTGGTCCAGCCCACCGGGGGGATGGTGACGGTATGGTGGCTGAAGTACACAAAGACGTCGATGCACTGCCAGTGGTAGAAAGCATAGGGAGTCTGCACCACCGAGCCCTGAATGAACCTggggaaagaaacagaataggGCTGGCCACGGCAGCTCATTCATGCctttattcccagcactttgggaggccaaggcaggtggatcacttgagcccaggagtttaagaccagcctgggcaacatggcaaaaccccgtctctccccccaaaaactggaaaaattagccaggtgtggtggtgcgcacctgtagtcccagctacttggggggctaaagtgggagaaccgcttgagcccgggaggtcaaggctggagtgagcccagattgcaccactgcactccagcctgggtgacagagtaagaccctgtctcaaaatatagaaaaaaagaaacagagtcgGGTCCCAGGAAGCAGAATAAGGACACAGAGACCGCAGGGTGTCCCCAAAGATTTCTCTTTAGTTCCATTCAGTCAAGACTCCCTGGAAGCCTGCTGTGTCCAAGCAAGGtgcaggcagggaggggcaggaacCAGCGCCACTCCCGCAGCCACAGGCAGAGCATTCTGACTGGGGCATCAGGCATTTGCCATTGCATCTAATGGACGAGCATGGCGAACCCCTGTGGGCAGATgaacaaaggagagaaaggaggggaagTAGGAAGGCTCATGTCAAAGTCCCGTCTCCGGCTTCCCGCTGTATGTGGAGGGGTAGGCAGTCCCTCAGGACAGTCTCCTGGAACTCGACGGTTGGGGCTGGCAGCCGTGTGAGCTGTGCCCAAGGTTTCaccacctgcctctgtctctaCCTTGATGGTTGGCTCTGACTCAAGCCTTCCCATCAGTCACAGGGTCCAAGATTGTTTTGTGGACATGTAAAAGCACCACGTGGACTCCAAGGCAGCTTTGGATGGGACATCGGcagctggggtgggtggggcGTGTAACACCTCTGTGCATCAAAGCCAGAACCCAGCGACCCAGAACAGGATGAGAGCTTAAGGGAAGAAGGTGATgaacaaaaaaaacaagtgagGGGGTGAGGCTGGGGGCAGGCAGCTGAAGAGGACCCCCTGCCTGCCGTGCCCTGTCCCATCTACCAGCCTCCAAGTTGAGGAGGTTCAAGGAGTCAAATGATTCTAGAGCTGAAAAGGACATAAGACACTGCCTAATCcaatcttccctttttttttttttttttttttttgagacagagtctcactctgttgcccaggctggagtgtagtggtgcaatcttggctcactgcaatctctgcctctctggttcaagcgattctcctgcattagccccctaagtagctgggattacaggcacctaccaccacgcctggctaatttttctatttttagtaggggcagagtttcgccacgttggccaggctggtctcaaactcctgacctcaggtgatccccctgccttgactcccaaagtgctgggccaaGCCCAGCCCAATCTTCCCTTTTTACGGATGAAACACTGGGGCCTGCCTTCCTCTCGCAGTTAGTGCAGTCCCTCCAATGCCCGTCTCCTGACTCCCCGCCCAGTGCTCTTTCTACACATGGCACTCTCTCCTgcccctccagcccccaccccagcaaagaaaaacaatcaatGTAAGCAACATCAATGCAAGGCCAGGTCCTCACCTGTCGTCCAGATACCCCCCCATCATGTCATGACACAACAAAGTCCGGGGCCTCTGGCTGCTCAGAGGGGGCTGGCGACACGCCAGGGGCTCCAGGGCCACGTTAAAGCCATCCTCCATGCGGGGTGTCCACGCCAAGAGTTCCTCCAGCGAAGACAAGTAAAAGCTGACAGGTTTGGTGGTGTCCTTGTCATAGTATCTAACTGGTCCGAGGACAGAAACATTGAGCAATTAATGGAAATTATTATAAGATTAATCGAAATGTTTTGACAATAACAGAGAAGGAACATGAGAGGGGGTGGGGGCTGACCTGCCCCAAAGCCCCAGGCGTGAAGGTGGAGTCAGTATTCAGAGCCTCTGTCTCCTCACCTGGCAGGGGGTCCGGGGAAAAACTGACCACCTCTCGAAAGACTGTCTCTTCTTCATCATCTTTGATCCTAAGCAAAGAAGGAGTTGTACgtttataaacaaaaacataaataggcAAGAACACTTAGAAGCAAATGGACCAGTTTCATCTAAATACAGAGGGACAGACATTCTCTGCCTTACGTTATTTAATATTAACTATAGAAACATTGTATAATGCAAGGAAGTGCCGTGTGATAGTCCTAAGGTTACCTGTATTAGCAACCAGGCCTTGGCTTCTGCAAGGACACATGTGCCAATGATTACTCCTAAGAATAAACCTTACTCTaggccagaggcagtggctcatgcctgtaatcccaacactttggaaagccaaggcaggaggatcacctgaggtcaggagttcaagaccagcctggccaacatggcaaaaccccatctctactaatacagaaattagtcgggtgtggtggcgcacacctgtaatcccagcacctcgggaggctgaggcaggcaaaatcacgtgaacccaagaggtgaaggttgcagtaagccaggattgtgccactatactccaacttgggcaacagaacgagactccatctcaaaaaacaaaaaacaaaaaatagaataaacctTACCCTCTAAAGCAGCCACCCAAATACCAGACTCCAAAGACCAGACATACATACTTCACAGGGTCTCCAGGATTTTCTATGGCCAAGGGGCAATATCCAAATACCAAAAGTACCAGAAAGTTTCAGGTCCTAAGAGCAGAGGCCAGGCTTTCTCTATAGGCCACACTTCCCTAAGTGCCTTCCATGCTGTTCACCGATGTATGCTACAGGGGGAAAGAGTTCCTTTGGTACATTAACATGGAAAGCTCCTAAATACATCTCAAAtcgctttcttttaaaaattgattgattgagagtcttgctctgtcacccaggctggagtgaggtggtgagatctcggctcactgcaacctccacttcccgggttcaagggagtctcctgcctcagcctcccgagtagctgggattacaggtgtctgccaccacgcctgactaattttgtacttttagtagagactgagtttcaccatgttggccaggctgttcttaaaaTCCTGAACTCAGGTGAACACCCGCGTCAGCcgcccaagtgctgggattataggcatgagccaccacgcctgacctaaaaacttattattattttaagagcaGTAAGAAGACACTGCAGTGGCTATTTACGGGCCACGGCACCAACATTGAGATTCTCTAAATCTACCAACGCCCAAGGCCACTTCTTTGCTCACTGAGCTGACATCTGCCATCACCCCACTGCCATTCGGAGGCCTGTTGCAAAGAGTCCTCTGTAGCATCTGCCACCACCAAACACTGACCCAGGGCCTCCAGAATGACACTGGGAGACCCCGACAACTGCAGGGGTGGGGGACAGATTCAAACAGAGATGCCCAGAAGTTGTTCCTCTCCACTTTCCTTTTCCGAAGCCCCCTCCCTTGTCGATGTCCTTATACTTCAGCCGCCCCTCCCAGGCCTTCTCAGAACAATCCCACACCAGGTCACCTTTGTCACCTGTCATTCCCCACTAGGAGGGAAAAAGCCATCTCCACATTCCTCCTGTCCCAAAATACCTTTCCCAGCAGCCAGCCTCCATCCCATCCTCATGAGATATGAAAAGCTCAGCAGTCTCACTGCTTTGGGTTTAGAAACAAAGCTACAGCTGCTGTTTCTGGAAGCCATGTCTGTGTTTCTAACTTTTCCCCCCACAACCTACCGAGGGGGAGGTTTACTGGGCGGGCAGGTGCCCCCCAAAGGAAGGAAGCCCAGCCCAGAGGCGCATGTTCCTCCCTTTCTATCTCTGTGCTTTGGCCCTTTCTGTTCCCCCCAGTTGGATACCCTACTCCCCATTCTCCACCTACTGAAGGCTTCCTCCTCCCCAAAGACTCAGTTCTAGTGTCACCCCTGCAGGAGGCCACCCCCTCCACCAGCCGGCATCCACTGAGCCATGAGCACCGCCGCCGGGATCTTCCGCATAGACCAGCGACGTGGGAGGCAGGGGTCTGGCCGGGGCCCCGGGATTCCCGCCGGGCCCCGTGGCCACTCGAGTTTGCACCCGCATTTCTGAGATGGACGGAGGTCAGGCACGGGGGCCGGAGGCCGCTGCCCGGCAGTGGCGCGGGGACGGAAGGACTGACCGAGCGGAGGGGCGCTGCCACCCGCTGTCCCCTGCTGTGCACGGAGCAGACACAGGCGCCGGCCCCTCGCCCCTCGGCGCGCCCGTGCGGGGGAACCTCGGGCCCCAGGGCCACGGACTCTCAGCCCCGCGGATCGGGTCTCACACGGGCCCCACAGCCCCACCTCCtccccggccgccgccgccgcggccgcggttcctgctcctcctgctcctcctgcagctgccgcccccgccgccgccgggCAGCCGACCGGGTGACCGTCACCGCCGCGGCCTCCATGACACCGTCCGCGCCCGCCGAGAGCCAATCGCAGGCCCGGACCCGCCCCCGCGCCGCGCTCGGCCAATGGGAAGTGCGCAGCGCTGACACCGCCCTGGGACGGGACTCCGGGCCGACTCTGGTCAGCTGCCCCCCGGCGGGGACTTTGTAGCGGCGAcaggccgggggcggggccgagGACGGGGCGGGGCTGTGAGGGGCGGGGCCCGGGCGAGTTCTGAGCCCGGGGTTCGTCGTCGTCGTTGTTGCTGTTGCCCATTATTGGATTTGAGTCCACGGGTCTAGAAGGCTCTAGAAGGCTTCCGAAGGCCCCAATCTGCCAGTTCTCTTTTTAGCCTCACCAGCCTCCTTTGCAAGCAAATTGAGGTGTATCCCGGAGAGATTAAGCAATCTCCCAAAGGGCACAAAGTCAGCAAATGGTGGAAATGAGACTTTAACTCATGCGGCTAATCcctattaaaagataattttcagaccgggtgcggtggctctggtctgtgatcccagcactttgggaggccgaggcgggcggatcacctgaagtcaagagttcgagaccagcctggccaacgtggtgaaaacccatctctactaaaaatacaaaaattagccgggtgtggtggtgcatgcctgtaatcccagctacccaagaggctgagactggagaatagctggaacccgggaggcagaggctgcaatgagccgagatggtgccattgcactccagcctgggtgggtgacagagggagactccgtctaaaaaaaaaaaaaaaaaaaaaaaaacgtgaaaGGTTAGTAGGTTAGTATCCGGCCACGTGGAAGCTGGTGTCCTATGTAGGATGCATAGTTTTCCAGTGAAACACAGATTTCTTTCTACAGCCCCACGCCTGTGCTTGACGGTAGTAGTTGCTCTGCCCCTAAGCGTGCAGGGCCTGGAGTGGCTCCTCTACAAGAGTGGCACTGCCCAGCGTCTTAGGCACAGAAGGAGTTCACAGGAAACATGATAGAACAGAGCCCTGAGAAGCCAGAACTCAAGGCTGGGCCCCACAGGGCAAGCCAAGGCTCTCCTCCCTCCAGGCCCAAACATTCCTCCACAATTAGGAGCTTCCAGTGCTGGGCTGCAGCTGCAGCCCAAGCCAAGTTGACTGGGCCTTTATTATCGTTGCAGACTTTGAACTTTATGAGGCTCCAAGCTTCCATAAATGCCGACGGTGGGAGCTATGACTAAGGTTGTTGAATATGGGCCATGGTGCAGGCCAGCCAGTTAGGCAAGAAGGACGGGCCCATCAGAAGCAGGAGACGCTGACCCATGGGGAGGACAGAGATGGCAAAGGCCTCTTCTCTGGGGCTTCAGCCCTgggaagcttgcagtgagcgagggCAGTGGATCAGCAGGCTCCCTCCTGCTGTGTTCAGGGTGCACCAGACGTGGACAGTCGTGATTTGGTGTGCATCTAACCGGGTGTTCCCAAGCCCTCACCTCCAGTTTagcaataaaaatagataaactttCATCCTACCCAGGTTAGAACAGTTCTAAGGGATACTTTGAACAGCCCTTGGGTAATGTTCAGTCTCTGGGAGAAAATATGCCCAaacctcccttctcttctctcctttccaaaGAGTAGGCACCTGGTCTAGAAGAGCAAGAAGGCGAAGGCCGCCCTGCACGCCCCTGAGGACAGAGAAGACTCAGATCTTATGGCGTCTTGTTAGCCCCTGTGGCTCGTGGTCTCTTTGGGCATCAGGCCAAGACTGGAGGGGCCCTGTCTGCCTTGAGGTCACATTGGCTCACGCTGGAGCTCTGGACCCATTTGAGGCCTGAGTGGGTCCTCTAAATCCTAACCTTCTAGGGTTTCCAGATAAAATACGGAGCaatcagttaaatttgaattccaAATAAATGACACATGGGACATAGGACAAGCTTATATTAAAAAGTGATTgcgaccgggcacagtggctgaagcctgtaatcccagcactttgggaggccgagacgggtggatcacgaggtcaggagatcgagaccatcctggctaacacggtgaaaccccgtctctactaaaaaatacaaaaaactagccgggtgaggtggcaggcgcctgtagttccagctacttgggaggctgaggcaggagaatggcgtaaacccgggaggcggagcttgcagtgagctgagatccggccactgcactccagcccgggtgacagagtgagactctccgtctcaaaaaaaaaaaaacaaaaagtgattgcatatttatctaaaattcaaactGAACTAGGATGCTGTCTATgcatttgctaaatctggcatcCCTACCTGTGAATCTGAACTACAGACTCGGCAGAGCCACCTGCCCTGTTTCAGGGGCCCCTCTGACATCTCCCTGCGGGCTCTCAGCTGTCCTGGGCTCTGCCCACA is from Macaca thibetana thibetana isolate TM-01 chromosome 16, ASM2454274v1, whole genome shotgun sequence and encodes:
- the ENGASE gene encoding cytosolic endo-beta-N-acetylglucosaminidase; its protein translation is MEAAAVTVTRSAARRRRGRQLQEEQEEQEPRPRRRRPGRRIKDDEEETVFREVVSFSPDPLPVRYYDKDTTKPVSFYLSSLEELLAWTPRMEDGFNVALEPLACRQPPLSSQRPRTLLCHDMMGGYLDDRFIQGSVVQTPYAFYHWQCIDVFVYFSHHTVTIPPVGWTNAAHRHGVCVLGTFITEWNEGGRLCEAFLAGDKRSYQAVADRLVQIAQFFRFDGWLINIENSLSLAAVGNTPPFLWYLTTQLHRQVPGGLVLWYDSVVQSGQLKWQDELNQHNRVFFDSCDGFFTNYNWREEHLERMLGQAGERRADVYVGVDVFARGNVVGGRFDTDKSLELIRKHGFSVALFAPGWVYECLEKKDFFQNQDKFWGRLERHLPTHSICSLPFVTSFCLGLGARRVCYGQEEAVGPWYHLSAQEIQPLFGEHRLGGDGRGWVRTHCCLEDAWHGGSSLLIRGVIPPEVGDVAVRLFSLQAPVPPKIFLSMVYKLEGPTDVTVALELTTGDASSCHIGGISVLNAETSSRHSLRPLRVPPTKLARWVGRCGRQLSRGWVQHCYEVSLRGCLLLDLLVCFSRPPGSREEESFTCRLGEIQVVDAASLLAPLPQVETVTISQVRWQPAASEREGPPSLLQLSCTLHWSFLLSQVRCFRIHYWGGTSDDSPGRELPRPEMPTFLGLAFATQYRIVDLLVEAAGPGQDRRVEFLVEPVPKEGFRVPQAEWGRAALLYSGPA